One genomic region from Drosophila busckii strain San Diego stock center, stock number 13000-0081.31 chromosome 3R, ASM1175060v1, whole genome shotgun sequence encodes:
- the LOC108602121 gene encoding cytochrome P450 315a1, mitochondrial, which yields MGRWSLLRWALQLLKTLLLRIMCHFRSELHSSYTAQSLQIVPKYEPIPRIKGLPVLGTLLDIIAAGGAPNLHKYVDARHRQYGAIYRERLGGTKDAVFIASAQLMRSVFQQEGHYPQHPLPDAWVYYNKQHACQRGLFFMEGAEWLHNRRILNRLLLNGNLNWMDAHIERCTQQLLDKWRGQTAQAALLGEHYELPQLEQQLYRWSIEVLCGIMFGVHVLSCERIQDALTEFTQIVHKVFEHSSKLMSLPPRLAQLLRLRIWRDFEHNVDEVLQQGAAIIELCIGAQQTQEQALYQRLLAAAVPAELIRRIFVDLVIAAGDTTAFSSQWALYLLSLDSQLQQRIAQERALGESQLLHGLIKEALRLYPVAPFIGRYMPQDAQIGGHFIEKDTLVLLSLYTAGRDPAHFEQPLRVMPERWYQSDSQQTHQPHASLPFAIGQRSCIGRRVALKQLHLLLGKCAAEFQLQCLNEQPVDSVLRMVTVPDQTLRLALTLQTKSTCHNC from the exons ATGGGCCGCTGGAGCCTGCTGCGCTGGGCCTTGCAGCTGTTGAAgacgctgctgttgcgcaTCATGTGCCACTTTAGGAGCGAACTGCACAGCAGCTACACAGCGCAGAGCTTGCAGATTGTGCCCAAGTATGAGCCCATACCGAGAATCAAGGGGCTGCCAGTGCTGGGCACGCTCCTGGATATAATAGCAGCTGGTGGCGCACCAAa CCTGCACAAATACGTGGATGCACGTCATCGACAGTATGGCGCTATATATCGCGAACGCTTGGGCGGCACAAAGGATGCCGTGTTTATTGCCTCGGCTCAACTGATGCGCAGCGTATTTCAACAGGAGGGTCACTATCCGCAGCATCCGCTGCCGGATGCTTGGGTCTACTACAATAAACAACACGCCTGCCAACGTGGTCTCTTCTTTAT GGAGGGCGCTGAGTGGCTGCACAAtaggcgtatacttaatcgGCTGCTGCTCAATGGCAATTTGAATTGGATGGACGCGCATATTGAGCGCTGTACGCAGCAATTGCTGGACAAATGGCGCGGGCAGAcagcgcaggcagcgctgctagGCGAGCACTACGAACTgccgcagctggagcagcagctctatAGATGGTCCATAGAAG TGCTTTGTGGCATTATGTTTGGCGTCCATGTCTTAAGCTGTGAGCGCATACAGGACGCCTTGACTGAGTTTACGCAGATTGTGCACAAAGTGTTTGAGCATAGCTCAAAGCTCATGAGCCTGCCGCCTCGACTGGCGCAACTGCTGCGTCTGCGCATCTGGCGCGACTTTGAGCACAATGTGGACGAAGTGTTGCAACAAGGCGCCGCCATCATAGAGCTCTGCATAGGCGCACAGCAAACGCAGGAGCAGGCGCTGTATCAGCGACTcctagcagcagctgtgcctgCCGAGCTCATACGCCGCATCTTTGTGGATCTGGTCATAGCAGCAGGTGACACG accGCCTTTAGTAGTCAATGGGCTTTGTATTTGCTCTCGTTGGAttcgcagctgcagcagcgcatagcACAGGAACGCGCTTTGGGTGAgtcacagctgctgcatggTCTGATAAAGGAAGCGCTGCGTCTATATCCTGTAGCGCCATTTATAGGACGCTATATGCCACAAGATGCGCAAATTGGTGGCCACTTTATAGAGAAAGAC ACGCTCGTGTTGCTCTCGCTCTACACTGCTGGACGCGATCCTGCGCACTTTGAGCAGCCGCTGCGCGTGATGCCAGAGCGCTGGTACCAAAGCGACTCCCAGCAGACGCATCAGCCACATGCCAGTCTGCCCTTTGCCATTGGGCAGCGCTCCTGCATTGGACGCCGTGTGGCActcaagcagctgcatttgctgctgggcAAATGTGCCGCCGAGTTTCAGCTGCAGTGCCTCAATGAGCAGCCTGTGGATAGCGTACTACGCATGGTTACTGTGCCGGACCAGACGCTGCGTTTGGCACTAACGCTGCAAACCAAGTCAACATGTCATAATTGTTAA